A part of Alkalinema sp. FACHB-956 genomic DNA contains:
- a CDS encoding histidine kinase has translation MSASPNVSTQNSAPLQLLLFVDQRPTSKEQVRQIRSLLQELEVLCPFDLQVIDVGKQPYLAEHFRLIATPALVKVHPEPRQTLAGSNLIAQLKSWWPRWQRSTEEFLAESRNSNSSAASASLAIEQVLDREIPSISQYAEMLQLSDDVFRLKQEAEELRAKLQFKDQIIAMLAHDLRNPLTAASIAIETLEMGNQPKDNQPSRLTPALVNQLLKHARTQIRVIDRMITDILQAARGSNADLNVWPVKINLANLCQDVVADLNDRLAHKQQTLDLDIPSDLPPVYADASRIHQVLTNLLDNAIKYTPVQGTISLSVLHRTTQKVQISICDNGPGIPEDQCNQIFEDHFRLQRDEGQEGYGIGLSLCQRIVRAHYGQIWVDSVPNQGSCFHFTLPVYRVQMPPEEAIAQ, from the coding sequence ATGTCAGCTTCTCCCAATGTCTCTACCCAAAATAGTGCTCCACTTCAGCTGCTGCTTTTTGTGGATCAGCGCCCCACCTCCAAGGAGCAAGTTCGGCAGATTCGATCGCTTCTGCAAGAACTGGAAGTCCTCTGTCCCTTTGATCTCCAAGTGATCGATGTCGGTAAACAGCCCTATCTCGCAGAACATTTTCGCCTCATTGCAACACCCGCCTTGGTCAAGGTGCATCCAGAACCCCGACAAACCCTCGCAGGAAGTAACTTAATTGCCCAACTCAAAAGCTGGTGGCCCCGCTGGCAACGCTCAACCGAAGAATTTTTAGCCGAGAGCCGCAACAGCAACTCTAGTGCAGCTTCCGCAAGCCTCGCGATCGAACAAGTGCTCGATCGTGAAATTCCTTCCATTAGCCAATATGCTGAAATGCTTCAGCTATCGGATGATGTCTTTCGCCTCAAACAGGAGGCAGAGGAATTGCGGGCAAAACTGCAATTTAAAGACCAAATTATTGCTATGCTGGCCCACGATCTGCGCAATCCTCTCACCGCTGCGTCGATCGCCATTGAAACCCTGGAAATGGGGAATCAACCCAAGGACAACCAACCCTCCCGCCTCACCCCTGCCCTGGTTAATCAGTTGCTCAAGCATGCCCGGACGCAAATTCGCGTCATCGATCGCATGATCACCGATATCCTACAAGCAGCTCGTGGATCCAATGCAGATTTAAATGTTTGGCCAGTCAAAATCAATCTCGCCAATCTTTGCCAGGACGTTGTTGCCGATCTCAACGATCGGTTAGCCCACAAACAGCAAACCCTGGATTTAGATATTCCTTCGGATTTACCGCCGGTCTATGCTGACGCCAGCCGGATTCACCAAGTTCTCACCAATCTTTTAGATAACGCCATCAAATACACACCAGTCCAGGGCACGATTAGCCTGTCCGTTCTCCACCGCACGACCCAAAAGGTGCAAATTAGCATTTGCGACAATGGCCCTGGGATTCCAGAGGATCAATGTAATCAAATCTTTGAGGATCATTTTCGCCTTCAGCGAGATGAAGGGCAGGAAGGCTATGGTATCGGATTGTCGCTTTGTCAACGGATTGTCCGAGCCCATTACGGCCAAATCTGGGTTGATTCTGTCCCCAATCAAGGCAGTTGCTTCCATTTCACCTTGCCGGTGTATCGGGTTCAAATGCCCCCAGAAGAGGCGATCGCTCAGTAG